From one Nematostella vectensis chromosome 7, jaNemVect1.1, whole genome shotgun sequence genomic stretch:
- the LOC5520789 gene encoding protein Smaug homolog 1 — protein MKPAHTHFRDQVSALVGWFSNWNECEQTIALYTLLKRISTTQARFLSLILEHTFRDDPVEIQLLQRQANDKEFLSNLCHETKAVAVQQLLAHLPLLVPGNDEARFEYLQLLPKILTHTVQHSVHQDECMQLLSLALVHPAFPPEERNSLLCWLSHLEKTLGIKERQNSGPARLQTTESSDMPGSCDNLVRHNYTRGRVNGWRNQPLVHHDSGLGSFETQPSYGNYNSGMGSSMSSIMRKSRSGSLTPPPPVEEQDSVMLDDCMGDSLQVEIRPGRSQSFPVDPQRLNHQLSPQSSTESEQDESSFRHKPGSFNAEEARPGMKDVPMWLKSLRLHKYGSLFSQLSYEEMLNLSDEYLESKGVTKGARNKILLSTRKLQERSDTLQKLEKEVLQNGKLQAVLKELQQIVNTPIKPFTPSPGVATSGSVSSSKLAEQSTPNPPPHPEDLPGWITRVMGKACTQILVSRADEEHCTLYLTLLDKTLASEAFTPTQKRRLQSWKQQCQRLVRQQQFARRPSSQEKSRGWYYLSSPPTDPNASLQPPVSPGTVTVKPRHRSSPRCVTNKTPPAVQLRSSSTETPHPGQSKPTLVRSHAIVGRTKSLPVRTTTPQLSLPEQDSTDETEGFDNSLESLCLRMTEQALSDTGDQQ, from the exons ATGAAGCCAGCCCACACGCATTTTCGGGACCAAGTCAGTGCGTTGGTAGGATGGTTCTCTAACTGGAACGAATGCGAACAGACCATAGCCCTGTACACTTTACTCAAAAGAATATCCACAACCCAGGCAAGATTCTTGTCTTTAATTCTCGAACATACATTTCGAGATGATCCGGTGGAAATCCAACTCCTGCAGCGTCAAGCGAATGACAAAG AGTTTCTGAGCAACCTTTGTCACGAGACCAAAGCTGTAGCAGTCCAACAATTACTAGCACACCTGCCACTTCTGGTCCCTGGTAATGATGAAGCCAGATTTGAGTATCTCCAACTCCTTCCTAAAATCCTCACTCACACAGTACAGCACTCAGTCCATCAAGATGAATGCATGCAGCTGCTTTCTCTAGCTCTTGTTCATCCAGCCTTTCCTCCTGAGGAGAGAAACTCACTCTTATGTTGGCTAAGCCACCTAGAAAAGACATTAGGCATTAAAGAAAGACAAAACTCTGGCCCTGCCCGGCTACAGACTACTGAAAGCTCAGACATGCCTGGGTCCTGTGATAATCTTGTACGGCACAATTACACCAGGGGGAGGGTGAATGGGTGGCGAAACCAGCCTTTAGTTCACCATGATTCAGGCCTTGGATCCTTTGAGACACAGCCTTCCTATGGTAACTACAATAGTGGTATGGGTTCATCTATGTCTTCTATTATGAGGAAGAGCCGGTCGGGCTCATTAACTCCTCCACCGCCCGTTGAGGAGCAGGACTCTGTCATGCTAGATGATTGCATGGGGGATTCTCTACAGGTAGAGATACGCCCTGGCCGATCACAGTCATTTCCTGTCGACCCACAGAGGCTCAATCACCAATTGTCACCTCAGTCTTCAACTGAGAGTGAACAGGACGAGTCTTCATTTCGGCACAAGCCAGGCAGTTTTAATGCAGAGGAAGCGCGTCCTGGAATGAAAG ATGTTCCTATGTGGCTAAAAAGTCTGAGGCTTCACAAGTATGGGAGCCTGTTTTCTCAGCTGTCATATGAAGAAATGCTTAACCTGTCAGATGAATACCTGGAAAGCAAGGGGGTCACCAAGGGTGCCAGGAACAAGATTTTACTCAGCACGAGAAAGCTCCAGGAGCGATCGGATACTCTGCAGAAACTGGAAAag GAGGTTCTACAGAATGGCAAGCTACAGGCGGTTCTCAAAGAGCTCCAGCAGATAGTGAATACTCCAATTAAACCATTTACTCCATCACCAGGCGTGGCAACTAGTGGGTCAGTATCAAGCAGTAAACTCGCTGAGCAGAGTACTCCAAACCCTCCACCACACCCTGAGGACTTGCCGGGGTGGATAACTAGGGTCATGGGGAAAG CATGCACACAGATCCTGGTGTCTCGGGCTGATGAAGAACACTGTACATTATACCTTACTCTTTTGGATAAAACTCTTGCTAGTGAG GCTTTCACCCCAACACAAAAGCGCCGTCTTCAGTCGTGGAAACAGCAGTGTCAGAGGCTTGTCCGTCAGCAGCAATTTGCCAGAAGACCAAGTTCCCAGGAGAAGTCTAGGGGGTGGTACTACTTGTCAAGCCCGCCCACTGACCCAAATGCAAGTCTACAGCCTCCAGTGAGTCCAGGAACTGTAACCGTCAAGCCTCGGCATAGGAGCTCCCCTCGATGTGTCACTAACAAGACCCCGCCTGCTGTTCAATTAAGAAGTAGCAGCACAGAGACGCCACACCCGGGCCAGTCAAAACCAACTCTG GTGAGATCACATGCAATAGTGGGACGTACCAAGTCACTCCCTGTGAGAACAACCACCCCACAGCTTTCACTGCCAGAGCAAG ATTCTACTGATGAGACGGAGGGGTTTGATAACAGTCTCGAGTCATTATGCCTGAGGATGACTGAGCAAGCACTATCAG atactGGTGATCAGCAATAA
- the LOC5520883 gene encoding L-rhamnose mutarotase yields MSASKSGNLVPKRLGSVIKLKPGMYERYKELHAAVWPKVLQRLTASNIRNFTIYFDKHNQVLFSHMEYIGDNFEADMAAIGADPVTKEWWKECEPCQESFDWTGPAPSEGGTGGNWWAPCEELFHDGHHATSFS; encoded by the exons ATGTCGGCTTCCAAAAGTGGAAACCTAGTACCTAAAAGACTAGGCTCAGTGATTAAACTGAAGCCAGGCATGTACGAAAGGTACAAAGAGCTGCATGCTGCTGTATGGCCAAAG GTCCTACAAAGATTGACAGCTAGTAACATCAGGAATTTTACCATCTACTTTGATAAGCACAATCAAGTGTTATTTTCTCACATGGAGTATATCG GTGACAATTTTGAGGCAGACATGGCTGCCATTGGTGCTGACCCTGTAACCAAAGAGTGGTGGAAAGAATGTGAGCCGTGCCAGGAGTCATTTGATTGGACAGGTCCAGCCCCTTCAGAGGGTGGGACTGGCGGCAACTGGTGGGCTCCCTGTGAAGAGCTATTCCACGATGGGCACCATGCCACGTCATTCTCATGA
- the LOC5520790 gene encoding hydrolethalus syndrome protein 1 homolog has translation MSDFEFTEEEIRDKLAELGYTNVPREKLREFADDLRQLMRYEKKASLEQRGPESFSSPASTTDYIDSYITTSDDQSSPLSGEDAGYRGLEERGHRPIPAPMRPKTAPLYKGHYVEIGKENKLYAIEEVTSPSASETSSVDQFERPKSKMAKKRKVMRRKNGEARVFDESFTSTDSASTVTDISELEQQLRDLPLRGDHKYDDILQEPQDYRPWEGRQASKALPSYIRPSTSHPHTRGIKKIDPVNRYHQFKYEWEHQKAPGEKNRNLLRWNVRGQMLQQEVYERPQRRYAPNNYVVPTEKKRQSLRWQVRTSLARA, from the exons ATGTCCGATTTCGAGTTTACCGAAGAGGAGATCAGAGATAAGCTTGCTGAGCTCGGCTACACGAATGTACCGCGGGAAAAGCTCAGAGAATTCGCTGATG ATCTTCGACAGCTCATGCGTTATGAAAAGAAAGCATCTTTAGAGCAAAGAGGCCCAGAAAGCTTCTCTTCACCAGCTAGTACTACAGACTACATAGATAGCTACATCACTACCTCTGATGATCAAAGCAGTCCATTGTCTGGGGAAGACGCTGGGTACAGGGGCCTGGAAGAAAGGGGCCATCGTCCCATCCCGGCACCAATGAGACCCAAGACTGCACCATTGTATAAG GGCCATTATGTAGAAATTGGGAAAGAAAACAAGCTGTATGCCATCGAAGAGGTTACAAGCCCATCTGCTTCAGAAACCTCATCAGTTGACCAGTTTGAGAGACCCAAAAGCAAAATggctaaaaaaagaaaagtgatGAGGAGAAAAAATGGAGAAGCAAGAGTTTTTGACGAGTCTTTTACATCTACTGACTCAG CATCCACAGTCACAGATATTTCCGAGTTAGAGCAACAATTGCGAGATCTTCCCCTACGTGGTGATCACAAATATGATGACATTCTTCAAGAACCTCAAGATTACAGGCCATGGGAGGGACGGCAAGCTTCAAAGGCACTTCCATCAT ACATCAGACCAAGCACCAGTCACCCCCATACACGaggaattaaaaaaattgaccCAGTGAATAG ATACCATCAGTTTAAATATGAGTGGGAACACCAGAAAGCACCAGGAGAGAAGAATCGTAATTTACTCAGATGGAATGTCAGG GGGCAGATGTTACAACAAGAAGTGTATGAG CGGCCACAAAGAAGATATGCTCCAAACAACTATGTAGTGCcgacagagaaaaaaagacagtCTTTACGGTGGCAAGTAAGAACTAGTCTCGCCCGAGCATGA
- the LOC116604068 gene encoding cell growth regulator with RING finger domain protein 1 isoform X2 — MADWLTVISALIVVVGFLTLSWFIHRLGLLEENAMFRPVMQPSWVIPSERVFGVRNPFQVKFKPVKNGKDHKFTESIPEAITNNDSQYPLVLAVETSRIDVDNRRQTEKSYDIVTLLCVFHHQYNCLSRLEMFMQYIQTADGRVFPLKKLFVNEEEEPIYSPPETPLSQQRSTHGTCIICQNLPVTRALLPCRHACVCGSCFSRLGSMCPLCRQVIRSYFLTQEEPNFVDTLDTSRDMNKMSTLELIRGIFSAS, encoded by the exons ATGGCCGACTGGTTGACTGTGATTTCTGCcttaattgttgttgttggttttTTAACTCTGTCGTGGTTTATACATCGCCTTGGATTGCTTGAGGAAAATGCAATGTTCCGCCCTGTGATGCAGCCCTCCTGGGTTATTCCATCTGAACGTGTTTTTGGAGTGAGAAATCCTTTCCAAGTGAAGTTCAAGCCTGTTAAAAATG GAAAAGATCACAAATTCACTGAGAGCATACCTGAGGCGATAACAAATAATGATTCTCAATATCCATTAGTACTGGCTGTGGAAACATCAAGGATCGATGTGGACAACAGAAGGCAAACAGAGAAATCATATGACATT GTGACACTTCTCTGTGTGTTTCACCATCAATATAATTGCCTATCAAGGTTGGAGATGTTTATGCAGTACATCCAAACTGCAGATGGGAGGGTTTTTCCACTGAAG AAACTATTTGTTAATGAAGAAGAAGAGCCTATTTACAGTCCCCCTGAAACCCCACTCTCCCAACAACGCTCCACTCATGGCACCTGTATTATCTGCCAGAACCTGCCAGTAACCAGGGCGCTGTTGCCTTGCCGACATGCATGTGTGTGCGGATCATGCTTCTCACGCTTGGGGTCTATGTGCCCGCTGTGTCGGCAAGTAATAAGATCCTATTTCCTGACTCAAGAAGAACCCAACTTTGTAGACACTCTAGACACCAGCAGAGATATGAATAAGATGTCTACGTTAGAGCTGATACGAGGTATATTCTCAGCAAGTTAG
- the LOC5520884 gene encoding 50S ribosomal protein L4 gives MNVLGRILRSGRSLSASSNAVLSGGTLGPYRSSLTRWVHRPVALVPAPRPAAPSVEELPCYGVFSPSVCNFIAERSFENKGSSIHAWVTSFKDDKSLGMIELNDFVFGENPRIDILHRVVVWQRAKRRAGTACVKDRSEVRGGGRKPWPQKGLNKARQGSIRAPHFRGGGVVHGPKPRSYEYTLPKKVRRMGLRVALSVRLAQGDLHIVESFDDIEDDQDLMPILDQRGWQSAVLVDGSPNERLFEAAADLDKVDVFYSENVNVYSILLRHNLILSLDAVKQLEERLGEDNRILLNQFG, from the exons ATGAATGTACTTGGTCGAATTTTGCGGTCGGGGCGATCGCTGAGCGCCTCATCAAATGCCGTTTTGAGTGGTGGTACACTCGGTCCATACCGA AGCTCGCTAACAAGATGGGTTCATCGACCTGTTGCATTAGTTCCCGCACCAAGACCTGCGGCTCCCTCTGTAGAGGAACTGCCTTGTTATG GTGTTTTCAGCCCATCGGTGTGTAACTTCATAGCTGAGAGGAGCTTTGAGAATAAGGGCTCCTCAATTCATGCATGGGTCACATCCTTCAAAGACGATAAATCTCTTGGCATGATAGAACTGAATGATTTTGTGTTTGGTGAAAATCCAAG GATTGATATATTACACAGAGTGGTCGTTTGGCAAAGGGCAAAGAGAAGAGCT GGCACTGCATGCGTCAAAGACAGGTCTGAAGTACGAGGAGGAGGACGGAAACCGTGGCCGCAGAAAGGCTTGAACAAAGCTAGGCAGGGGAGCATTCGAGCACCGCACTTCAGAGGAG GTGGTGTTGTACATGGTCCTAAGCCCAGGTCTTATGAATATACATTACCCAAAAAAGTCAGAAGAATGGGGCTACGGGTGGCTCTTTCTGTTCGCCTTGCCCAG GGTGACCTTCATATTGTGGAATCTTTTGATGACATTGAGGATGACCAG gatttgatGCCCATTTTAGACCAAAGAGGATGGCAATCTGCAGTGCTCGTGGATGG ATCGCCGAATGAGAGACTCTTTGAGGCAGCTGCTGATCTTGATAAAGTTGATGTCTTCTACAGTGAAA ATGTAAATGTTTACAGTATTTTGCTGCGGCATAATCTTATTCTCAGCCTTGATGCTGTTAAACAACTAGAGGAGAGACTTGGAGAAGACAACCGCATCCTTCTCAACCAGTTTGGCTAG
- the LOC5520882 gene encoding isochorismatase domain-containing protein 2 isoform X1, whose protein sequence is MAGTRSGKLFLDSTVFFMCDMQEDFRRFIAYFPDITTVAKRMVDSAKILDIPVLATEHNPQGPLGPTVEDIDTSFFKDNIFPKHTLSMLGCEEFANKFHKMSKNVKAVVLFGVMADICIFNTSLDLVDEGFDVHVDADGVSSKHNCERMIALERLRQSGVFVSTSKSILLHLMKDTSLPFYEEVRLLANNAPPDQGLINAQ, encoded by the exons ATGGCTGGCACAAGAAGTGGAAAGTTGTTTTTAGATAGCACAGTATTCTTCATGTGCGATATGCAAGAAGACTTTCGCCGATTTATTGCATATTTTCCAGATATTACAACTGTGGCCAAGAGAATG GTTGATTCAGCCAAGATCCTTGACATTCCTGTGCTCGCCACTGAGCAT AATCCTCAAGGACCCCTTGGTCCAACAGTCGAGGATATCGACACAAGCTTTTTCAAGGATAATATTTTCCCAAAGCACACTCTTTCAATGCTTGGGTGTGAGGAATTTGCCAATAAATTTCACAAGATGTCTAAAAATGTCAAGGCTGTGGTACTGTTTGGTGTCATG GCAGATATCTGCATTTTCAACACTTCTCTAGATCTTGTAGATGAAGGTTTTGATGTGCATGTCGATGCTGATGGAGTGTCATCAAAACATAACTGTGAAAGGATGATTGCTCTGGAG CGCCTTCGTCAGAGTGGAGTGTTTGTGTCCACAAGCAAGTCGATCCTGTTACATCTAATGAAGGACACATCTTTGCCATTCTATGAGGAAGTCCGTCTCCTGGCAAACAATGCCCCCCCAGACCAAGGCTTGATAAATGCACAGTAA
- the LOC5520788 gene encoding triokinase/FMN cyclase has protein sequence MAAPSTGKKLVNDPQNAVDEALEGIVACNPGLRLLKGHRVVLREDLESIKKAGKVALISGGGSGHEPSHAGYVGKGMLTAAVAGSVFASPPTGSILAAIRAVGKGNRGGVLLIVKNYTGDRLNFGFAAERAKAEGIAVDMVIVGEDCALTSKDKSAGRRGLCGTVLIHKIAGALAEEGKSLEEITVTAKSAVQSMGSMGVSLTPCSIPGFPPSFTLANDEMELGLGIHGEPGVRRMKISNADDVVKTVIDHMTNVDTDAATKLLLKQGDHIALVINNLGGTSNLELNIVARAAIKYLVQSKGVSVDRVLMGSLMTSLEMAGVTLTLLQLNKTREQCLDCDTTAPAWPRVCVSSTTGLTRNDLEPLDQGHVDKGVQQKEPLSDQGRVLFAVLKSIADALISSEAELNRLDNLAGDGDCGSTIKRGAVAILDNLGSPEACGIPCNNTHDALVAVANLVEEGMGGSSGVFYSMFLIAGAALLRKDDSAKGWSAALEAGIRVVMKYGGAEPGDRTMLDALHPASQILSQHLDAGSPPLEAFRDAVMAAEAGAQSTATMKARAGRASYVSSVQLSSPDPGAIAVATWLKAAYNAL, from the exons ATGGCGGCGCCAAGCACTGGCAAGAAGCTCGTAAACGACCCTCAAAATGCAGTAGACGAAGCGCTAGAGGGTATCGTTGCATGCAACCCAGGGCTGCGTCTGCTGAAAGGACATCGCGTCGTGTTGCGAGAGGATCTAGAAAGCATAAAGAAGGCTGGAAAGGTCGCTCTTATTTCCGGAGGAGGAAGTGGCCATGAGCCATCGCACGCAGGCTATGTTGGGAAAGGCATGCTCACCGCTGCTGTGGCAGGCTCTGTGTTTGCTTCGCCGCCAACAGGGTCCATCCTGGCTGCGATAAGAGCCGTAGGAAAGGGAAATCGCGGCGGAGTTCTGCTGATCGTGAAGAATTATACCGGGGATCGCTTGAACTTTGGGTTCGCAGCTGAACGCGCTAAGGCAGAGGGTATAGCTGTGGACATGGTCATAGTTGGCGAAGATTGCGCGCTAACCAGTAAAGACAAGAGCGCTGGCCGCCGTGGGCTATGTGGAACCGTACTTATACACAAG ATCGCTGGAGCTCTTGCAGAAGAAGGGAAGAGTCTGGAGGAGATCACTGTTACTGCAAAATCAGCTGTGCAGTCAATGG GATCAATGGGAGTTAGCCTTACCCCATGTAGCATACCTGGTTTCCCCCCTTCTTTTACATTGGCAAATGATGAGATGGAACTTGGGCTGG GTATTCATGGGGAGCCAGGAGTTAGAAGGATGAAG ATAAGCAATGCTGATGATGTAGTGAAGACAGTGATTGACCACATGACAAATGTAGATACTGATGCAGCTACAAAACTGCTTTTGAAACAAG GTGATCATATTGCACTGGTAATTAATAATCTTGGAGGAACATCTAACCTAGAGCTGAATATAGTTGCCAGAGCTGCAATCAAGTATTTAG TTCAATCTAAAGGGGTGAGTGTAGATAGGGTGCTTATGGGATCGCTGATGACATCACTAGAGATGGCCGGGGTGACACTGACACTCTTGCAGTTGAACAAAACCAGGGAACAATGTCTTG ATTGCGATACTACAGCACCGGCCTGGCCACGAGTGTGTGTGTCAAGCACTACTGGACTGACCAGAAATGACCTTGAGCCACTAGACCAAGGTCATGTTGACAAGGGTGTACAGCAGAAAGAACCACTTAGTGATCAAG GCAGAGTGCTTTTTGCAGTATTGAAGAGTATAGCAGATGCCCTGATTAGCTCAGAGGCAGAGCTGAACAGACTTGATAATCTGGCTGGAGATGGGGACTGTGGATCAACCATCAAGCGAGGGGCAGTGG CAATCTTAGACAATCTCGGCAGTCCAGAGGCTTGTGGCATACCTTGCAACAATACCCATGATGCGTTGGTAGCTGTGGCTAACCTGGTGGAGGAGGGCATGGGAGGGAGTTCAGGAGTG TTCTACAGCATGTTCCTTATAGCTGGAGCAGCATTGCTGAGAAAAGACGATTCCGCAAAAGGATGGTCAGCAGCATTGGAGGCAGGGATCAGAGTAGTGATGAA ATACGGTGGTGCTGAGCCTGGGGACAGAACTATG CTTGATGCTTTACATCCTGCAAGCCAGATATTAAGTCAGCATCTAGACGCAGGGTCTCCACCACTTGAGGCCTTTAGGGACGCAGTCATG GCGGCCGAAGCTGGTGCCCAGTCTACCGCGACCATGAAGGCCCGCGCCGGTCGTGCCAGTTACGTCAGTTCTGTGCAACTCTCCTCACCAGACCCCGGCGCCATAGCAGTAGCCACGTGGCTGAAGGCGGCATATAACGCTCTTTAG
- the LOC116604068 gene encoding cell growth regulator with RING finger domain protein 1 isoform X1, whose protein sequence is MADWLTVISALIVVVGFLTLSWFIHRLGLLEENAMFRPVMQPSWVIPSERVFGVRNPFQVKFKPVKNGMLQFCLNSSLPCYGTMYWGVDKKTIDNSTRLSYELSSQHNDCDDDLFDDDDDDDGEDNKDDAIDRVTMEKLLAGSYETKSVTEFFCPGKDHKFTESIPEAITNNDSQYPLVLAVETSRIDVDNRRQTEKSYDIVTLLCVFHHQYNCLSRLEMFMQYIQTADGRVFPLKKLFVNEEEEPIYSPPETPLSQQRSTHGTCIICQNLPVTRALLPCRHACVCGSCFSRLGSMCPLCRQVIRSYFLTQEEPNFVDTLDTSRDMNKMSTLELIRGIFSAS, encoded by the exons ATGGCCGACTGGTTGACTGTGATTTCTGCcttaattgttgttgttggttttTTAACTCTGTCGTGGTTTATACATCGCCTTGGATTGCTTGAGGAAAATGCAATGTTCCGCCCTGTGATGCAGCCCTCCTGGGTTATTCCATCTGAACGTGTTTTTGGAGTGAGAAATCCTTTCCAAGTGAAGTTCAAGCCTGTTAAAAATG GTATGCTTCAATTTTGTCTCAACTCATCGCTTCCATGCTATGGGACTATGTATTGGGGTGTAGACAAGAAGACTATAGATAACTCAACCAGGCTGTCATATGAACTATCATCACAGCataatgattgtgatgatgatctgtttgatgatgatgatgatgacgatggtgaagATAATAAGGATGATGCAATTGACAGAGTCACCATGGAGAAGTTACTTGCTGGCTCTTATGAAACAAAAAGTGTTACTGAATT CTTTTGTCCAGGAAAAGATCACAAATTCACTGAGAGCATACCTGAGGCGATAACAAATAATGATTCTCAATATCCATTAGTACTGGCTGTGGAAACATCAAGGATCGATGTGGACAACAGAAGGCAAACAGAGAAATCATATGACATT GTGACACTTCTCTGTGTGTTTCACCATCAATATAATTGCCTATCAAGGTTGGAGATGTTTATGCAGTACATCCAAACTGCAGATGGGAGGGTTTTTCCACTGAAG AAACTATTTGTTAATGAAGAAGAAGAGCCTATTTACAGTCCCCCTGAAACCCCACTCTCCCAACAACGCTCCACTCATGGCACCTGTATTATCTGCCAGAACCTGCCAGTAACCAGGGCGCTGTTGCCTTGCCGACATGCATGTGTGTGCGGATCATGCTTCTCACGCTTGGGGTCTATGTGCCCGCTGTGTCGGCAAGTAATAAGATCCTATTTCCTGACTCAAGAAGAACCCAACTTTGTAGACACTCTAGACACCAGCAGAGATATGAATAAGATGTCTACGTTAGAGCTGATACGAGGTATATTCTCAGCAAGTTAG
- the LOC5520882 gene encoding isochorismatase domain-containing protein 2 isoform X2 codes for MAGTRSGKLFLDSTVFFMCDMQEDFRRFIAYFPDITTVAKRMVDSAKILDIPVLATEHNPQGPLGPTVEDIDTSFFKDNIFPKHTLSMLGCEEFANKFHKMSKNVKAVVLFGVMADICIFNTSLDLVDEGFDVHVDADGVSSKHNCERMIALEA; via the exons ATGGCTGGCACAAGAAGTGGAAAGTTGTTTTTAGATAGCACAGTATTCTTCATGTGCGATATGCAAGAAGACTTTCGCCGATTTATTGCATATTTTCCAGATATTACAACTGTGGCCAAGAGAATG GTTGATTCAGCCAAGATCCTTGACATTCCTGTGCTCGCCACTGAGCAT AATCCTCAAGGACCCCTTGGTCCAACAGTCGAGGATATCGACACAAGCTTTTTCAAGGATAATATTTTCCCAAAGCACACTCTTTCAATGCTTGGGTGTGAGGAATTTGCCAATAAATTTCACAAGATGTCTAAAAATGTCAAGGCTGTGGTACTGTTTGGTGTCATG GCAGATATCTGCATTTTCAACACTTCTCTAGATCTTGTAGATGAAGGTTTTGATGTGCATGTCGATGCTGATGGAGTGTCATCAAAACATAACTGTGAAAGGATGATTGCTCTGGAG GCTTGA